The proteins below come from a single Papaver somniferum cultivar HN1 chromosome 11, ASM357369v1, whole genome shotgun sequence genomic window:
- the LOC113323955 gene encoding F-box/LRR-repeat protein At4g14103-like has protein sequence MREAPKDRISNLPESLLYHILSFLGIKNCARTSVLSKRWNYIWTTVTTLHFWNLVINSIPTSSEADKFMDFVDGTLHRHNSSNVDKFVLSCNHQLNQSQLHCWISTVIRGNVKELNLHLRQEHPQEYPFSIPLSLFTCASLVSLELHIQPNICLPKYISFPRLKCLKLHLFYFTDESWNEELFSNSRVLEELILDQCSVSMSSFCISIPTLKILKIDNWITKGNGLCDCILKIDAPRLVTFLYTSPVAKEFLLSNFSALEEAIIDICFEEYGGAELSRLLHAFAHVIYSDHDLSNNWPTFHNVIVRKLNISNVLSTDLGFIGLLKAVPNLESLVLSECMLDEEEEDTNDAEGDRDDSNENDDSGSVEAENNHNNHEEVVSDASECDNNDQGVANEDDTTALDLATTGCLFPHLKSVCFQEFAGNPREISWLKQILRNAKALQMMTICYWFCDWRFANVKSEEELKAEMPSFPRASPGCVIKGIDCQLIHIVHGLKSDSNLNQWDL, from the exons atgagggAGGCACCAAAGGATAGGATCAGTAATTTACCAGAATCTCTTCTTTATCACATCCTTTCTTTCCTTGGAATCAAGAATTGTGCTCGTACTAGCGTATTATCAAAAAGATGGAATTACATTTGGACAACTGTTACCACCCTTCATTTTTGGAATCTAGTTATTAATTCCATCCCCACTTCTTCCGAGGCCGATAAATTCATGGATTTTGTGGATGGAACATTGCATCGTCATAATTCGTCAAATGTAGACAAGTTTGTTCTCAGCTGCAATCACCAATTGAATCAATCTCAGCTTCATTGTTGGATTTCTACTGTTATAAGGGGTAATGTTAAAGAGCTTAATCTACACCTACGCCAAGAACACCCCCAAGAGTACCCCTTTTCCATTCCCCTATCTCTTTTTACTTGCGCATCACTGGTATCGTTGGAGCTACACATTCAGCCTAATATCTGCCTTCCTAAGTATATCTCTTTTCCGAGACTCAAGTGCCTTAAGCTTCATCTTTTTTATTTTACTGATGAATCCTGGAATGAGGAACTCTTTTCAAATTCCCGTGTTCTTGAAGAATTGATTCTGGACCAGTGTTCTGTTAGTATGAGTTCTTTTTGTATCTCAATTCCTACACTGAAAATCTTGAAAATTGATAATTGGATTACCAAGGGAAATGGTTTGTGTGATTGTATTTTAAAAATTGATGCACCAAGGCTTGTTACTTTCTTATATACTAGTCCTGTTGCAAAAGAATTTCTCTTGTCTAACTTTTCAGCACTAGAGGAAGCAATTATTGACATCTGCTTTGAAGAATATGGTGGTGCAGAATTAAGTCGGTTACTTCATGCCTTTGCACAT GTTATCTACTCTGATCACGATCTTTCAAATAATTGGCCGACATTTCATAATGTCATTGTCAGAAAATTGAACATATCAAATGTACTATCCACTGATCTAGGATTTATTGGTTTGCTTAAAGCAGTACCTAATCTGGAGTCACTCGTACTTAGTGAG TGTAtgcttgatgaagaagaagaagacactaACGACGCTGAAGGTGATAGGGATGATTCCAATGAGAATGATGATTCCGGTTCCGTTGAGGCTGAAAACAACCACAACAATCACGAAGAAGTTGTCTCTGACGCTTCAGAGTGCGACAACAATGATCAGGGTGTAGCCAATGAAGATGATACTACGGCACTCGATCTTGCGACTACTGGATGTTTGTTTCCTCACCTTAAATCAGTTTGTTTTCAGGAATTTGCAGGGAACCCACGGGAGATAAGCTGGCTTAAACAGATTTTGAGGAATGCAAAAGCTTTGCAAATGATGACTATTTGTTACTGGTTTTGTGATTGGCGCTTTGCAAATGTGAAAAGTGAAGAAGAACTGAAGGCAGAGATGCCAAGTTTTCCAAGAGCTTCACCAGGGTGTGTGATTAAA gggATAGACTGCCAACTAATCCACATTGTACATGGCTTGAAATCTGATTCCAATTTGAACCAATGGGATCTTTAA
- the LOC113320895 gene encoding F-box/LRR-repeat protein At3g26922-like isoform X3: MREAAKDRISNLPDSLLHQILSFLEIKDVARTSVISKRWKYICITVPDLDFSISNRITSSSETDKFMDFVDGTLHRHKFSNVNKFSLRWDDHLNESRLHSWISSLLMGNVKELSLHIRQNQSVFIPPSLFTCESLISLDLSTYPNIRLPKCINFPRLKHLKLSGFEISDESWNGELFLNSPVLEELILGPCKFDIGNFCISIPTLLKVYILCDDEDCAFIVDAPRLYICITSYLSDNLPKFHNVKLLSISGSVSTNEGLIALLKVVPNLESLVIEQDMDDEIEEDSDEDDENGSDSAEEDGDDEDGSDSAEEDGDDEDENNNAEEDGDDEDENNNADYVEGESNHDNEDVGDVSDAADCGSADEGEDKYDNEDIGANSIEGENNYDNEDQGDVADSAECDNSDEGEANYNNEDDSLFPHLKSVCFQKFVGNPRELMWLKLILRDAKALQMMTICYYDLRYRFANWKSEKEVMVEIPSFPRASPGCIFKFSS, translated from the exons ATGAGGGAGGCAGCAAAGGATAGAATCAGTAATTTGCCAGACTCGCTTCTTCATCAGATCCTTTCTTTCCTTGAAATCAAGGATGTTGCTCGCACTAGCGTAATATCTAAAAGATGGAAATACATTTGCATAACTGTCCCTGATCTTGATTTTTCGATTTCCAATCGCATCACCAGTTCTTCCGAGACCGATAAATTCATGGATTTTGTGGATGGAACATTGCATCGTCATAAGTTCTCGAATGTAAACAAGTTCTCTCTCAGATGGGATGACCACTTGAATGAATCTCGGCTTCATTCTTGGATATCTTCTTTATTAATGGGTAACGTTAAAGAGCTCAGTCTACACATAAGACAAAACCAGTCAGTGTTTATTCCCCCATCTCTTTTTACTTGTGAGTCATTGATTTCGTTAGACCTAAGTACTTACCCTAATATCCGCCTTCCTAAATGTATCAATTTTCCAAGACTCAAGCACCTTAAACTTAGTGGATTCGAAATTAGCGATGAGTCCTGGAATGGggaactgtttttaaattcccCTGTCCTTGAAGAATTGATTCTGGGCCCCTGCAAGTTTGATATTGGGAATTTCTGTATTTCAATTCCTACACTCTTGAAAGTTTATATTCTGTGTGACGATGAAGACTGTGCTTTCATAGTCGATGCACCGAGGCTT TATATCTGCATCACATCCTATCTGTCAGACAATTTGCCGAAATTTCATAATGTCAAACTGTTGAGCATATCTGGGAGTGTAAGCACCAATGAAGGATTGATTGCTTTGCTCAAAGTAGTACCGAATCTGGAGTCACTCGTAATTGAGCAG GATATGGATGATGAAATAGAAGAAGACAGTGACGAGGACGATGAGAACGGCAGTGACAGCGCTGAGGAAGacggtgatgatgaagatggcAGTGACAGCGCCGAGGAAGACggcgatgatgaagatgaaaataacaACGCTGAGGAAGacggtgatgatgaagatgaaaataacaACGCTGACTACGTTGAGGGCGAAAGCAACCACGACAATGAAGACGTAGGTGATGTCTCTGACGCTGCCGACTGTGGCAGCGCTGATGAGGGTGAAGACAAGTATGACAATGAAGACATTGGTGCCAACTCCATCGAGGGCGAAAACAACTATGACAATGAAGACCAAGGAGATGTTGCAGATTCTGCTGAGTGCGACAACAGCGATGAGGGTGAAGCCAACTATAACAATGAAGATGATAGTTTGTTTCCACATCTAAAGTCAGTTTGCTTCCAGAAATTTGTTGGGAATCCAAGGGAGCTGATGTGGTTGAAACTGATTTTAAGGGACGCAAAAGCTTTGCAAATGATGACTATTTGCTACTATGATTTGCGTTACCGGTTTGCAAATTGGAAAAGTGAAAAAGAAGTTATGgtagagataccaagttttccaagagCCTCACCAGGTTGTATCTTTAAATTCAGTTCTTAG
- the LOC113320895 gene encoding F-box/LRR-repeat protein At4g14103-like isoform X1, translated as MREAAKDRISNLPDSLLHQILSFLEIKDVARTSVISKRWKYICITVPDLDFSISNRITSSSETDKFMDFVDGTLHRHKFSNVNKFSLRWDDHLNESRLHSWISSLLMGNVKELSLHIRQNQSVFIPPSLFTCESLISLDLSTYPNIRLPKCINFPRLKHLKLSGFEISDESWNGELFLNSPVLEELILGPCKFDIGNFCISIPTLLKVYILCDDEDCAFIVDAPRLVSFSYCGFVPTEFVLPSFLALEEANVAIYFGDYMGALEERLSGFLCSLAHVKCLTVNNETLAYICITSYLSDNLPKFHNVKLLSISGSVSTNEGLIALLKVVPNLESLVIEQDMDDEIEEDSDEDDENGSDSAEEDGDDEDGSDSAEEDGDDEDENNNAEEDGDDEDENNNADYVEGESNHDNEDVGDVSDAADCGSADEGEDKYDNEDIGANSIEGENNYDNEDQGDVADSAECDNSDEGEANYNNEDDSLFPHLKSVCFQKFVGNPRELMWLKLILRDAKALQMMTICYYDLRYRFANWKSEKEVMVEIPSFPRASPGCIFKFSS; from the exons ATGAGGGAGGCAGCAAAGGATAGAATCAGTAATTTGCCAGACTCGCTTCTTCATCAGATCCTTTCTTTCCTTGAAATCAAGGATGTTGCTCGCACTAGCGTAATATCTAAAAGATGGAAATACATTTGCATAACTGTCCCTGATCTTGATTTTTCGATTTCCAATCGCATCACCAGTTCTTCCGAGACCGATAAATTCATGGATTTTGTGGATGGAACATTGCATCGTCATAAGTTCTCGAATGTAAACAAGTTCTCTCTCAGATGGGATGACCACTTGAATGAATCTCGGCTTCATTCTTGGATATCTTCTTTATTAATGGGTAACGTTAAAGAGCTCAGTCTACACATAAGACAAAACCAGTCAGTGTTTATTCCCCCATCTCTTTTTACTTGTGAGTCATTGATTTCGTTAGACCTAAGTACTTACCCTAATATCCGCCTTCCTAAATGTATCAATTTTCCAAGACTCAAGCACCTTAAACTTAGTGGATTCGAAATTAGCGATGAGTCCTGGAATGGggaactgtttttaaattcccCTGTCCTTGAAGAATTGATTCTGGGCCCCTGCAAGTTTGATATTGGGAATTTCTGTATTTCAATTCCTACACTCTTGAAAGTTTATATTCTGTGTGACGATGAAGACTGTGCTTTCATAGTCGATGCACCGAGGCTTGTAAGTTTCTCCTACTGTGGTTTTGTTCCAACAGAATTTGTCTTACCTAGCTTTCTAGCACTAGAGGAAGCAAATGTTGCAATCTACTTTGGAGACTACATGGGCGCACTAGAAGAAAGACTAAGTGGGTTCCTTTGCTCCCTTGCACATGTAAAATGTCTAACTGTCAACAACGAAACCCTTGCG TATATCTGCATCACATCCTATCTGTCAGACAATTTGCCGAAATTTCATAATGTCAAACTGTTGAGCATATCTGGGAGTGTAAGCACCAATGAAGGATTGATTGCTTTGCTCAAAGTAGTACCGAATCTGGAGTCACTCGTAATTGAGCAG GATATGGATGATGAAATAGAAGAAGACAGTGACGAGGACGATGAGAACGGCAGTGACAGCGCTGAGGAAGacggtgatgatgaagatggcAGTGACAGCGCCGAGGAAGACggcgatgatgaagatgaaaataacaACGCTGAGGAAGacggtgatgatgaagatgaaaataacaACGCTGACTACGTTGAGGGCGAAAGCAACCACGACAATGAAGACGTAGGTGATGTCTCTGACGCTGCCGACTGTGGCAGCGCTGATGAGGGTGAAGACAAGTATGACAATGAAGACATTGGTGCCAACTCCATCGAGGGCGAAAACAACTATGACAATGAAGACCAAGGAGATGTTGCAGATTCTGCTGAGTGCGACAACAGCGATGAGGGTGAAGCCAACTATAACAATGAAGATGATAGTTTGTTTCCACATCTAAAGTCAGTTTGCTTCCAGAAATTTGTTGGGAATCCAAGGGAGCTGATGTGGTTGAAACTGATTTTAAGGGACGCAAAAGCTTTGCAAATGATGACTATTTGCTACTATGATTTGCGTTACCGGTTTGCAAATTGGAAAAGTGAAAAAGAAGTTATGgtagagataccaagttttccaagagCCTCACCAGGTTGTATCTTTAAATTCAGTTCTTAG
- the LOC113320895 gene encoding F-box/LRR-repeat protein At4g14103-like isoform X2, producing the protein MREAAKDRISNLPDSLLHQILSFLEIKDVARTSVISKRWKYICITVPDLDFSISNRITSSSETDKFMDFVDGTLHRHKFSNVNKFSLRWDDHLNESRLHSWISSLLMGNVKELSLHIRQNQSVFIPPSLFTCESLISLDLSTYPNIRLPKCINFPRLKHLKLSGFEISDESWNGELFLNSPVLEELILGPCKFDIGNFCISIPTLLKVYILCDDEDCAFIVDAPRLVSFSYCGFVPTEFVLPSFLALEEANVAIYFGDYMGALEERLSGFLCSLAHYICITSYLSDNLPKFHNVKLLSISGSVSTNEGLIALLKVVPNLESLVIEQDMDDEIEEDSDEDDENGSDSAEEDGDDEDGSDSAEEDGDDEDENNNAEEDGDDEDENNNADYVEGESNHDNEDVGDVSDAADCGSADEGEDKYDNEDIGANSIEGENNYDNEDQGDVADSAECDNSDEGEANYNNEDDSLFPHLKSVCFQKFVGNPRELMWLKLILRDAKALQMMTICYYDLRYRFANWKSEKEVMVEIPSFPRASPGCIFKFSS; encoded by the exons ATGAGGGAGGCAGCAAAGGATAGAATCAGTAATTTGCCAGACTCGCTTCTTCATCAGATCCTTTCTTTCCTTGAAATCAAGGATGTTGCTCGCACTAGCGTAATATCTAAAAGATGGAAATACATTTGCATAACTGTCCCTGATCTTGATTTTTCGATTTCCAATCGCATCACCAGTTCTTCCGAGACCGATAAATTCATGGATTTTGTGGATGGAACATTGCATCGTCATAAGTTCTCGAATGTAAACAAGTTCTCTCTCAGATGGGATGACCACTTGAATGAATCTCGGCTTCATTCTTGGATATCTTCTTTATTAATGGGTAACGTTAAAGAGCTCAGTCTACACATAAGACAAAACCAGTCAGTGTTTATTCCCCCATCTCTTTTTACTTGTGAGTCATTGATTTCGTTAGACCTAAGTACTTACCCTAATATCCGCCTTCCTAAATGTATCAATTTTCCAAGACTCAAGCACCTTAAACTTAGTGGATTCGAAATTAGCGATGAGTCCTGGAATGGggaactgtttttaaattcccCTGTCCTTGAAGAATTGATTCTGGGCCCCTGCAAGTTTGATATTGGGAATTTCTGTATTTCAATTCCTACACTCTTGAAAGTTTATATTCTGTGTGACGATGAAGACTGTGCTTTCATAGTCGATGCACCGAGGCTTGTAAGTTTCTCCTACTGTGGTTTTGTTCCAACAGAATTTGTCTTACCTAGCTTTCTAGCACTAGAGGAAGCAAATGTTGCAATCTACTTTGGAGACTACATGGGCGCACTAGAAGAAAGACTAAGTGGGTTCCTTTGCTCCCTTGCACAT TATATCTGCATCACATCCTATCTGTCAGACAATTTGCCGAAATTTCATAATGTCAAACTGTTGAGCATATCTGGGAGTGTAAGCACCAATGAAGGATTGATTGCTTTGCTCAAAGTAGTACCGAATCTGGAGTCACTCGTAATTGAGCAG GATATGGATGATGAAATAGAAGAAGACAGTGACGAGGACGATGAGAACGGCAGTGACAGCGCTGAGGAAGacggtgatgatgaagatggcAGTGACAGCGCCGAGGAAGACggcgatgatgaagatgaaaataacaACGCTGAGGAAGacggtgatgatgaagatgaaaataacaACGCTGACTACGTTGAGGGCGAAAGCAACCACGACAATGAAGACGTAGGTGATGTCTCTGACGCTGCCGACTGTGGCAGCGCTGATGAGGGTGAAGACAAGTATGACAATGAAGACATTGGTGCCAACTCCATCGAGGGCGAAAACAACTATGACAATGAAGACCAAGGAGATGTTGCAGATTCTGCTGAGTGCGACAACAGCGATGAGGGTGAAGCCAACTATAACAATGAAGATGATAGTTTGTTTCCACATCTAAAGTCAGTTTGCTTCCAGAAATTTGTTGGGAATCCAAGGGAGCTGATGTGGTTGAAACTGATTTTAAGGGACGCAAAAGCTTTGCAAATGATGACTATTTGCTACTATGATTTGCGTTACCGGTTTGCAAATTGGAAAAGTGAAAAAGAAGTTATGgtagagataccaagttttccaagagCCTCACCAGGTTGTATCTTTAAATTCAGTTCTTAG